The following proteins are co-located in the Moraxella nasovis genome:
- a CDS encoding metal ABC transporter permease, which yields MTNLLSYLAEPLSHTFMQHALISAMAVGVVCAVLSCFVVLKGWSLMGDAISHAVFPGVVVAVWAGLPISLGAFVAGLFCAVSVGYLKSNTRIKEDTLMGIVFAGMFALGLIMFTKIDTDQHLKHILFGNLLGIGQDMLYQTLAICAVVFVAMMLKKSDLLLYCFDVSHTRVAGLSPKFLHYGLLVLLSATIVVAMQAVGVILVVAMLISPGITAFVLCRRFHTMLVVAVLSSCLTSFMGVILSYHLDSATGATIVLLQAAAFVLAVLFAKSKQKYQSTKPTPSTTS from the coding sequence ATGACTAACCTCTTATCCTACCTAGCCGAACCCCTATCCCACACTTTCATGCAACACGCCTTGATTTCGGCGATGGCAGTGGGTGTGGTGTGTGCGGTGCTGTCGTGTTTTGTGGTGCTAAAAGGCTGGTCGTTGATGGGCGATGCGATAAGCCATGCGGTGTTCCCGGGGGTGGTCGTGGCGGTGTGGGCAGGTCTACCCATATCGCTCGGGGCGTTCGTGGCAGGGCTGTTTTGTGCGGTGTCGGTGGGCTATCTAAAAAGCAACACTCGCATCAAAGAAGACACGCTCATGGGCATTGTCTTTGCAGGTATGTTTGCACTCGGACTGATTATGTTCACCAAGATTGATACCGACCAGCACTTAAAGCACATTTTATTTGGCAATCTTTTGGGTATCGGACAAGATATGCTGTATCAGACGCTTGCCATTTGTGCGGTGGTGTTTGTGGCGATGATGCTCAAAAAATCAGACCTGCTACTTTATTGTTTTGATGTCAGCCACACCCGAGTGGCAGGGCTGTCGCCAAAGTTTTTGCATTATGGACTGCTTGTGCTGTTGTCGGCGACCATTGTTGTTGCCATGCAAGCCGTTGGCGTGATTTTGGTGGTGGCAATGCTCATCTCGCCTGGCATTACGGCATTTGTGCTGTGTCGGCGGTTTCATACCATGTTGGTTGTGGCGGTGTTAAGTTCGTGTTTAACAAGTTTTATGGGCGTGATTTTAAGTTATCATTTAGATTCAGCGACAGGGGCGACCATTGTGCTATTGCAAGCGGCAGCGTTCGTGTTGGCGGTTTTGTTCGCCAAATCAAAACAAAAATACCAGTCAACAAAACCCACACCAAGTACCACTTCATGA